Proteins co-encoded in one Myripristis murdjan chromosome 4, fMyrMur1.1, whole genome shotgun sequence genomic window:
- the usp24 gene encoding ubiquitin carboxyl-terminal hydrolase 24 isoform X2, with product METEEEQHMTTLLCMGFPDPVAIRKALRLAKNDINEAVALLTNESPGLGYGYEPMESGPNPGLGSSGDGENSGRTGTGGFDPPPAYHDVVDSERNNDENGNCSGGSMEFPTTNLYELESRVFTDHWSIPYKREESLGKCLIASTCLARHGLTDADENCKRFMDRCMQEAFKKLLTSSAVHKWGTEIHEGIYNMLMLLVELVAERVKQDPIPVNLMGVLTMAFNPDNEYHFKNRMKACQRNWAEVFGDEANMFAVSPSNTYQKEPHGWLVDLVNRFGELGGFTAIQTKLNAEEIEIACVSALVQPLGVCAEYLNSSLVQPMLDPVIHKMITYVQNLEEKDLKDKRLVSIPDLLSAIKLLCMRFQRELVTVVDDLRLDTLLRMLKTPHFSTKMNSLKEVTKLIEESTVSKTVKNAIDTDKLLDWLVENSVLSIALEGNIDQAQYCERIKGIIELLGSKLSLDELSKIWRIQAGQSSTVIENIHTIIAAAAVKFNFDQLTHLFVLIQKSWEVESDRVRQKLLSLIGRIGREARSEATTGKVLEVLWELAHLPTLPTSLVQQASEEHLGILSDAYAVKETVKRSYIIKCIEDIKKASQQSSPQAVWVVPALRQLHEITRSFIKQTYQKQDKSIIQDLKKNFEIVKLITGSLVCCHRLAVTAAGNNGLSGSTLVDGRYTYQEYLDGHLRFLAFFLQEASLYLVWNRAKEIWECLVSGPDVCELDREMCFEWFTKGQHDLESDVQQQLFKEKILKLEPYEITMNGFNLFKTFFENVNLCDHRLKRQGTQLCVERLDLTGMDFIWRIAMETPDEEIANEAIQLIITYSYTNLNPKMKKDSVSLHKKFIADCYKRLEAASSALGGPTLTHAVTRATKMLTATAMPTVATSVQSPSRSTKLVIIERLLLLAERYVITIEDLYSVPRTILPHGASFNGHPVSLHITYESTKDTFTLEAHSNETIGSIRWKISEHLSCPVDNVQIFANDSVLTMNRDQKLLSQLGFSDEQSLTVKSSGTGTPSGSSESSASASSSSSSAVFNSAYALEQEKSLPGVVMALVCNVFEMLYQLANLDEPRITLRVRKLLLLIPTDPEVQDALDNFVPKESSVWSHQKTLFTLGQGTGSRSPSLSSKQQHQPSAASILESLFRSSAPGMSTFRVLYNLEVLSSKLMPTSDDEMAKTSVKSFCENFLKAGGLSLVVNVMQRDSIPSEVDYETRQGVYSICLQLARFLLVGQSMPAMLDDDVIRDGEALSSRPFRNAGRTGRQLSLCGTPEKSSYRQMSLSERSSIRVEEIIPAARVAIQTMEVGDFTSTVACFMRLTWAAAAGRLDLVGSPQPIRESHSSLLPQGIRTRVSSTGSNCSSSSEGEATPTALHAGICVRQQSVSIKDAIIAREALSLLVTCLQLRCQQLSSFYNLPSVSDFIIDILLGSPSGEIRRVACDQLYTLSQSDTSAFPELQKPNLFLLSVILTAQLPLWSPTSVMRGVNQRLLSQCTEYFDLRCQLLDDLTTSEMEVLKVSAATMLEDEISWLDNFEPSWSSEMETSEADNILQAGHLRLIKTLLSLCGNEKEHLGPSLIQQLLDDFLFRASRIIINSSNPTPSPAPSHDFHPKCSTASSRLAAYEVLVMLADSSLSNLQLITRELLSMHHQSDPSLSKEFDYLPPVDSRSVSGFVGLKNGGATCYMNAVFQQLYMQPGLPEAFLSIEDDTEQPEESVFCQVQSLFGHLMESKLQYYVPENFWKIFKMWNKELYVREQQDAYEFFTSLVDQLDEHLKKIGREQIFKNTFQGIFSDQKICKDCPHRYEREETFMALNLGVTSCQSLEISLDQFVRGEVLEGSNAYYCEKCKEKRTTVKRTCIKSLPSVLCIHLMRFGFDWESGRSIKYDEQIRFPWVLNMEPYTVSGMARQDCSGEGGEGRGDGAAGGSPRKKVTISENYELVGVVVHSGQAHAGHYYSFIKDRRGSARGRWYKFNDNVVEEFDMNDETLEYECFGGEYRPKVYDQSNPYPDVRRRYWNAYMLFYQRISDQNSPVLPKKSRVSVMRQEAEDLTLSAPSSPDVSPQSSPRPPRANNDRLTLLTRLVRKGEKKGLFVEKMPASIYQMVRDENLKFMRNRDVYNSDYFNFTLSLASVNATKLKHPNYQAMAKESLQLAVHFLFHTYLHTKKKLRVDTEEWMATVEVLLSKSSEACKWMVQYLVGPEGREITRVCLLECSVREVRVVVASILEKTLESALHFGDPGLDGLTDALLSLLDKDVPENVKNCAQYFSLFSNFAQRGYNPCQLLLKHSAYRRMLIFLLGPNRQNNQNRRWSPAQAREFLHLHSTLALITLHSDLSTHRTQTPGVLKLSVSSIPSASPLLPLHSDIMASLFTPEGQPYLLEVMFAMRELSGPLSLLIEMITYCSYCNESFSLGVLQLLKTQLETAPPHELKNIFQMLQELLVVEDPLQTQRLKYAFESEKGLLALMHQSNNVDSSRCYQCVKFLVTLAQKCTAAKDYFKDLSGHWSWAVQWLQKKMSEHYWTPQSNVSNETSTNKTFQRTISAQDTLAYATALLNEKEQSGSSNGSDGSPANENADRSLRQGSESPMMLGDSKSDLEDVDP from the exons ATGGAGACCGAAGAGGAGCAGCACATGACGACGCTCCTCTGCATGGGGTTTCCAGACCCCGTCGCAATACGGAAAGCACTCCGGTTGGCGAAGAACGACATCAACGAGGCAGTTGCGCTTCTGACGAACGAAAGCCCGGGACTCGGGTATGGATATGAGCCGATGGAGAGCGGGCCTAACCCGGGCTTGGGGTCGAGTGGAGACGGGGAAAACAGCGGGCGCACCGGGACCGGAGGATTTGACCCTCCGCCCGCATACCACGATGTAGTGGATAGCGAG AGGAACAATGATGAGAATGGGAACTGCTCTGGGGGAAGCATGGAGTTCCCCACCACCAACCTGTATGAGCTAGAGAGCAGAGTCTTCACTGACCACTGGTCCATACCTTACAAGAGAGAGGAGTCCCTGGGCAAGTGTCTCATCGCGTCCACCTGCCTTGCCCGGCACG GTCTcactgatgctgatgagaaCTGCAAGCGGTTCATGGACCGGTGCATGCAAGAGGCCTTCAAAAAA CTGCTGACCAGCAGTGCAGTCCATAAATGGGGGACTGAAATCCACGAGGGGATCTACAACATGTTAATGTTACTGGTGGAGCTTGTGGCAGAGAGAGTCAAGCAGGACCCCATACCTGTGAACCTGATGGGGGTACTAACCATG GCCTTTAACCCTGATAATGAGTACCACTTTAAGAACCGGATGAAGGCCTGTCAGAGGAACTGGGCTGAAGTTTTTGGAGATGAGGCCAACATGTTCGCCGTCTCTCCTAGTAACACCTACCAGAAA GAGCCTCACGGTTGGCTGGTCGACTTAGTGAATCGA TTTGGAGAATTGGGAGGATTCACTGCCATCCAGACTAAACTCAACGCAGAGGAAATTGAGATTGCA TGTGTATCAGCTCTGGTCCAGCCTCTCGGTGTTTGTGCAGAATACCTCAACTCCAGCCTTGTCCAG CCCATGCTAGACCCAGTCATCCATAAGATGATCACTTATGTACAAAACCTGGAGGAAAAGGACCTTAAAGACAAG CGTCTGGTGAGCATTCCAGACCTGCTGTCGGCCATTAAGCTGCTGTGTATGAGGTTCCAGCGGGAGCTGGTCACTGTGGTGGATGACCTGAGGCTGGACACACTACTGCGTATGCTCAAAACCCCCCATTTCTCCACCAAGATGAACTCCCTCAAAGAG gTGACCAAGCTGATAGAGGAGAGCACAGTGTCTAAGACGGTGAAAAATGCCATTGACACAGATAAACTGCTAGACTGGCTGGTAGAGAATTCTGTCCTGTCAATAGCACTGGAGG GTAACATCGACCAGGCTCAGTACTGTGAGAGAATTAAAGGCATCATCGAGCTACTGGGGAGTAAACTGTCCCTGGATGAACTCTCCAAGATCTGGAGGATTCAG GCTGGTCAGTCATCCACAGTGATCGAGAATATCCACACTATCATCGCTGCCGCTGCTGTCAAGTTCAACTTTGATCAACTCACTCACCTCTTTGTGCTCATACAGAAG AGCTGGGAGGTGGAGAGTGACCGTGTAAGGCAGAAGCTACTCAGCCTGATCGGAAGAATTGGCCGAGAAGCTCGTTCTGAAGCTACAACAGGaaag gtgctgGAGGTGCTGTGGGAGCTGGCCCACCTCCCCACACTGCCCACCAGTCTGGTTCAGCAGGCATCCGAGGAGCACCTTGGCATCCTGAGTGACGCCTACGCTGTCAAAGAGACTGTGAAACGCAGTTACATCATCAAATGCATCGAGGACATTAAGAAG GCTTCTCAGCAGAGCAGTCCTCAGGCAGTCTGGGTTGTCCCTGCTCTTCGTCAGCTGCACGAGATCACACGCTCTTTCATCAAGCAGACTTACCAGAAACAAGACAAG agcaTCATCCAAGACTTGAAGAAGAACTTTGAGATCGTCAAACTGATTACGGGATCTCTCGTGTGCTGCCATCGACTCGCCGTGACAGCTGCAGGAAACAACGGTCTCTCAGGTTCCACCCTGGTGGACGGTCGATACACCTACCAGGag TATCTGGATGGCCACCTGCGCTTCTTGGCCTTCTTCCTTCAGGAGGCCAGCCTCTACCTGGTGTGGAACAGAGCCAAGGAGATCTGGGAGTGCCTGGTGTCCGGACCTGACGTCTGTGAACTTGACAGAGAG atgtgttttGAGTGGTTCACTAAAGGACAACATGACCTAGAGAGTGAtgttcagcagcagctcttcaAGGAGAAGATCCTCAAACTGGAGCCGTATGAGATCACCATGAATG GTTTCAATCTATTCAAGACCTTCTTTGAAAACGTCAATCTGTGTGACCATCGCCTGAAACGGCAGGGGACTCAGCTG TGTGTGGAGCGCCTTGACCTAACAGGGATGGATTTTATCTGGCGTATCGCCATGGAGACCCCAGATGAAGAGATCGCCAATGAGGCCATCCAACTCATAATCACCTACAGCTACACCAACCTCAACCCCAAGATGAAGaag GATTCTGTGTCTTTGCACAAGAAATTTATCGCTGATTGTTACAAGAGACTTGAG GCGGCCAGTTCTGCCCTGGGTGGGCCCACCTTGACACATGCTGTTACCAGGGCAACCAAGATGCTGACAGCCACTGCCATGCCGACTGTGGCCACCTCTGTCCAGTCACCATCCAG ATCTACAAAGCTAGTGATAATCGAAAGACTGCTGCTATTGGCTGAGCGCTACGTCATCACTATAGAG gACCTGTACTCAGTTCCTCGCACCATTCTACCTCACGGGGCCTCGTTCAACGGTCACCCTGTCTCCCTTCACATCACCTATGAGTCAACCAAAGACACCTTCACCTTGGAG GCACATAGCAATGAGACAATAGGAAGCATCCGGTGGAAAATTTCTGAACACCTGAGCTGCCCAGTAGACAATGTTCAGATCTTTGCCAACGACAGCGTG TTGACTATGAATCGGGACCAGAAGCTCCTGTCCCAGCTTGGCTTCAGTGACGAGCAGAGTTTGACTGTGAAGAGCTCTGGCACCGGCACTCCCTCTGGCAGCTCTGAGTCCTCAGCCTCtgcctccagcagctccagctctgcTGTCTTCAATTCTGCCTATGCATTGGAGCAG gAAAAGTCCTTGCCTGGTGTGGTGATGGCCTTGGTGTGTAATGTGTTTGAGATGCTTTACCAGCTCGCTAACCTTGATGAACCCAG GATTACTCTGCGTGTGCggaagctgttgctgctgatccCTACAGATCCAGAAGTGCAGGATGCTTTAGACAACTTTGTTCCCAAAGAGTCCAGTGTCTGGAGCCACCAG AAGACGCTGTTCACACTTGGTCAAGGCACAGGCTCTcgttctccatctctgtcttctaagcagcagcaccagcctAGTGCCGCATCCATCCTAGAGTCCCTGTTCAGATCCTCAGCCCCCGGCATGTCCACCTTCAGAGTGCTCTACAATCTCGAG GTGTTGAGCTCCAAACTGATGCCCACATCAGATGATGAGATGGCCAAAACTAGTGTCAAGTCCTTCTGTGAGAATTTCCTCAAAGCAGGCGGCCTCAG TTTGGTGGTGAACGTTATGCAGAGAGATTCAATCCCCTCAGAGGTGGACTATGAAACCAGACAAGGAGTCTACTCTATCTGTCTTCAGTTGGCCAG ATTCCTTCTGGTTGGCCAGAGCATGCCAGCAATgttagatgatgatgtcatcagggaTGGAGAGGCGCTGTCGTCCCGCCCTTTCCGTAACGCTGGTCGGACTGGGCGACAGCTGTCCCTGTGTGGAACTCCAGAGAAGTCCTCCTACAGACAAATGTCCCTGTCTGAGCGCTCCTCTATAAGAGTTGAGGAGATCATACCTGCTGCTCGTGTAGCTATTCAG ACCATGGAGGTAGGTGACTTCACCTCCACTGTAGCCTGTTTCATGCGTCTGACATGGGCAGCTGCAGCCGGGCGATTGGATCTAGTGGGCagccctcagccaatcagagagagcCACAGCTCACTTTTGCCCCAGGGAATTCGCACCCGAGTCAGCAGCACAG gaaGTAATTGCAGCTCCAGCAGTGAGGGTGAGGCTACACCAACAGCATTACATGCAGGGATTTGTGTCAGACAGCAGAGCGTCTCCATCAAAGATGCCATCATCGCCCGTGAAGCCCTGTCACTGTTGGTTACCTGTCTGCAGCTACGCTGTCAGCAGCTCT CTTCGTTTTACAACCTCCCCTCCGTCAGTGACTTCATCATTGATATTCTGCTCGGATCTCCCAGTGGAGAG ATACGTCGTGTTGCTTGTGATCAGCTGTACACTCTGAGCCAGTCTGACACCTCAGCCTTCCCTGAGCTTCAGAAGCCCAACCTGTTCCTCCTCTCAGTCATCCTCACCGCACAGCTGCCATTATGGAGCCCGACATCCGTCATGAGAGGAGTGAACCAGAG ACTGCTGTCCCAGTGCACTGAGTACTTTGACCTTAGATGCCAGCTTCTGGACGATCTAACCA CCTCAGAGATGGAGGTATTGAAGGTGAGTGCAGCCACCATGCTGGAGGATGAGATCTCCTGGCTCGACAACTTTGAGCCCAGCtggagctctgagatggagaccAGCGAGGCGGATAACATCCTCCAGGCAGGACACCTCCGGCTCATCAAGACGTTGCTGTCACTGTGTGGCAACGAGAAGGAACATCTTG GTCCATCTCTGATCCAGCAGTTGTTGGATGACTTCCTGTTTCGAGCCTCACGCATTATCATCAACAGCTCTAACCCCACACCCTCCCCAGCCCCCAGCCATGACTTCCACCCCAA GTGcagcacagccagcagcagGCTGGCAGCCTATGAGGTGCTGGTGATGCTGGCAGACAGCTCGCTCTCcaacctgcagctgatcaccagAGAGCTGCTCTCAATGCACCACCAGTCTGACCCTTCCCTTAGCAAAGAGTTTGAT TACCTACCCCCAGTAGACAGCCGGTCAGTCTCAGGGTTCGTTGGGTTGAAGAACGGTGGAGCCACGTGTTACATGAACGCTGTGTTCCAGCAGCTCTACATGCAGCCAGGCCTGCCAGAG GCTTTCCTGTCTATTGAAGATGACACAGAGCAGCCAGAGGAGAGTGTCTTCTGCCAGGTCCAGTCTCTGTTTGGCCATCTGATGGAGAGCAAACTGCAGTACTACGTACCTGAAAACTTCTGGAAG ATCTTCAAGATGTGGAACAAGGAGTTGTACGTGAGAGAACAGCAAGATGCTTATGAGTTCTTCACCAGCCTGGTGGACCAGCTAGATGAACATCTcaag AAAATTGGTCGCGAACAGATCTTCAAAAACACTTTCCAGGGCATCTTCTCTGACCAGAAGATTTGCAAAGACTGTCCTCACCG GTATGAGCGTGAGGAAACCTTCATGGCCCTGAACCTGGGCGTGACCTCCTGTCAGAGTTTAGAGATCTCATTGGACCAATTTGTCAGGGGGGAGGTGCTGGAGGGCAGTAATGCCTACTATTGTGAGAAATGCAAGGAGAAG AGGACGACTGTGAAGAGAACATGCATCAAATCCCTGCCCAGCGTTCTCTGTATCCACCTCATGCGCTTTGGCTTTGACTGGGAAAGTGGTCGCTCCATCAAATATGACGAGCAGATCAGG TTTCCTTGGGTGTTGAACATGGAGCCATACACAGTCTCCGGCATGGCTCGTCAGGACTGCAGcggagaaggaggggaggggcggggcGATGGAGCAGCAGGAGGGTCACCCAGGAAGAAAGTGACCATTTCTGAAAACTATGAACTGGTGGGAGTTGTTGTCCACAGCGGCCAGGCACATGCCGGACACTACTACTCCTTCATCAAGGACCGACG AGGTAGTGCTCGTGGACGTTGGTACAAGTTTAATGACAACGTGGTGGAGGAGTTTGATATGAATGATGAAACCTTGGAGTATGAATGCTTTGGAGGAGAGTACCGCCCCAAAGTCTATGACCAAT ccaaTCCATACCCTGATGTGCGGAGGAGGTACTGGAACGCCTACATGTTGTTCTATCAGAGGATTAGTGACCAGAACTCTCCTGTCCTGCCCAAGAAAAGCAGAGTCAGCGTCATGAGGCAGGAGGCTGAGGACCTCACACT GtccgccccctcctcccctgatGTTTCCCCTCAATCGTCTCCTCGGCCTCCCAGGGCCAACAATGACCGCCTCACCCTCCTCACCCGTCTGGTccgaaaaggagaaaagaagggCCTGTTTGTAGAGAAGATGCCCGCCAGCATTTACCAG ATGGTGAGAGATGAAAATCTGAAGTTCATGAGGAACAGAGATGTCTACAACAGTGACTACTTCAACTTCACGCTCTCCCTGGCCTCTGTCAATGCA ACAAAGCTGAAGCATCCAAACTACCAGGCCATGGCCAAAGAGAGTCTTCAGCTAGctgttcacttcctgtttcacacCTACCTGCACACTAAGAAGAaactcag ggTGGACACGGAGGAGTGGATGGCGACAGTGGAGGTGTTGCTGTCTAAGAGCAGTGAGGCGTGCAAGTGGATGGTGCAGTACCTGGTTGGACCAGAGGGGAGAGAGATCACCAG GGTTTGTCTGCTGGAATGCAGCGTGAGGGAGGTCAGGGTAGTGGTGGCATCTATCCTGGAGAAGACCTTAGAAAGCGCTCTTCACTTTGGTGACCCAGGACTGGACGGCCTGACTGACGCTCTGCTCTCTTTATTGGACAAAGACGTCCCTGAGAATGTCAAAAACTGTGCACAGTACTTTAGCCTCTTCAGTAACTTCGCTCAGAGG gGTTACAATCCTTGTCAGTTGTTGCTGAAACACTCTGCTTATCGGCGGATGCTCATCTTCCTGCTGGGCCCCAACAGGCAGAACAACCAG AACCGGCGGTGGAGTCCAGCCCAGGCTCGGGAGTTCCTTCACCTCCATAGCACTCTGGCTCTCATCACTCTGCACTCGGACCTCAGCACACACCGCACCCAGA CTCCAGGAGTGTTGAAGCTGAGTGTGAGTAGCATCCCGTCCGCCAGCCCTCTCCTACCCCTCCACTCAGACATCATGGCCTCACTCTTCACTCCAGAGGGGCAGCCCTATCTTCTAGAG GTGATGTTTGCTATGCGTGAGCTGTCAGGTCCCTTGTCCCTCCTGATTGAGATGATCACCTACTGCTCTTACTGTAACGAGTCTTTCTCCCTGGGAGTCCTTCAGTTACTCAAG ACCCAGCTGGAGACGGCTCCACCTCACGAGCTAAAGAACATTTTCCAGATGCTTCAGGAGCTGCTG GTAGTAGAAGACCCTCTGCAAACCCAGAGACTCAAGTATGCTTTTGAGTCAGAGAAAGGCCTATTAG CTTTGATGCACCAGAGCAACAATGTTGACAGCAGCCGCTGCTACCAGTGTGTCAAGTTCTTGGTCACACTGGCCCAAAA GTGCACCGCAGCTAAAGATTACTTTAAGGATCTGTCTGGTCACTGGAGCTGGGCGGTGCAGTGGTTACAGAAAAAA ATGTCAGAACATTACTGGACTCCACAGAGCAACGTCTCCAACGAGACATCCACCAATAAAACTTTCCAGCGCACTATCTCAGCACAG GATACTTTGGCCTATGCCACAGCACTGTTAAATGAGAAGGAGCAGTCTGGCAGCAGTAATGGCTCTGATGGCAGCCCAGCAAATGAAAATGCTGACCGCAGTCTCCGACAG ggTTCTGAGTCTCCCATGATGCTTGGTGATTCGAAGAGCGATTTAGAGGATGTAGACCCTTAG